A stretch of the Peromyscus leucopus breed LL Stock chromosome 10, UCI_PerLeu_2.1, whole genome shotgun sequence genome encodes the following:
- the LOC114691774 gene encoding lysosomal thioesterase PPT2-like, producing the protein MDEHNVDSFISLSSPQMGQYGDTDYPKWLFPTSMRSNLYRVCYSPWGQEFSICNYWHDPQHDDLYLKASSFLALINGERDHPNATVWWKNFLRLGRLVLIGGPDDGVITPWQSSFFGFYDANETVLEMEEQLVYLRDSFGLKSLLAQGAIVRCPVAGISHTTWHSNRTLYDSCIEPWLS; encoded by the coding sequence ATGGACGAGCACAATGTGGATTCtttcatctccctctcttccccacaGATGGGACAGTATGGAGACACAGACTATCCGAAGTGGCTGTTCCCAACTTCCATGCGGTCCAACCTCTATCGAGTCTGCTACAGTCCTTGGGGCCAAGAATTTTCCATCTGCAACTACTGGCACGATCCTCAACATGACGACTTGTACCTCAAAGCCAGCAGCTTCCTTGCCCTCATCAATGGGGAGAGAGACCATCCCAATGCCACTGTGTGGTGGAAGAACTTTCTCCGACTGGGCCGCCTGGTGCTGATTGGGGGTCCTGACGATGGAGTCATCACTCCCTGGCAATCTAGCTTCTTTGGTTTCTATGACGCCAACGAGACGGTCTTGGAGATGGAGGAGCAGCTGGTTTATCTGCGAGACTCCTTTGGGTTGAAGTCTCTCTTGGCCCAGGGGGCCATAGTGAGGTGTCCGGTGGCTGGGATCTCTCATACCACCTGGCACTCCAATCGCACGCTCTATGATAGTTGCATTGAACCATGGCTCTCCTGA